A genomic region of Exiguobacterium oxidotolerans JCM 12280 contains the following coding sequences:
- a CDS encoding alanine/glycine:cation symporter family protein, which yields MEVLHMISSWIWGIPSMVLLVGTGLYFTVRLRGLQFRRLKQAFQLALTKTGHGEGEISSFQMLMTSLAATIGNGNIAGIAVALTMGGPGAIFWMWVIGLVGMATKYAESLLAILFRQRNDRGEIVSGSMYYIEKGLGKSFKPLAVAFALFGLIASFGVGNTVQANAMSTVLKQTFHIPLLAFGVVLAVAVYFSIRGGLERVSSISTIFVPVMSLLYIVAALIILVLQANQIIPALGLIVQYAFQPLAPVGAFAGVSIMVAMQVGVARGIFTNEAGLGTAALIAGSAKSERPAEQGLISMTSTFIVTLIVCTMTALVLMTTGFWDPTGGTLSGVAHDGSLTGAALTSAAFASVLGPLGQWTVAFSVFFFGYSTIIGWYVYGEKCLEYLSGATKFNRLYQVIFAVAACYGAIANLELLWLVADIANGLMMIPNLIGMLLLSKIVIDHTKEYEAGMIRKVA from the coding sequence ATGGAAGTGTTACACATGATTTCATCATGGATTTGGGGAATCCCGAGCATGGTGTTATTGGTCGGGACGGGCTTATATTTTACGGTTCGTCTTCGAGGATTACAGTTTCGCCGATTAAAACAAGCGTTTCAACTCGCATTGACGAAAACGGGGCATGGTGAAGGGGAAATCAGTAGCTTTCAAATGCTGATGACGTCACTTGCTGCGACGATCGGGAATGGAAACATCGCTGGAATTGCCGTCGCTTTGACGATGGGCGGCCCAGGTGCAATCTTTTGGATGTGGGTGATTGGTCTCGTCGGGATGGCGACGAAGTATGCGGAAAGCTTGCTTGCGATTTTATTTCGTCAGCGAAACGATCGTGGTGAAATTGTCAGTGGATCGATGTACTACATCGAGAAAGGTCTTGGAAAAAGTTTTAAGCCGTTAGCGGTTGCGTTTGCCTTGTTTGGTTTGATTGCTTCTTTTGGCGTCGGAAATACGGTCCAGGCGAATGCGATGTCGACGGTATTGAAGCAGACGTTTCACATCCCGTTACTTGCTTTTGGAGTTGTACTAGCCGTCGCAGTCTATTTCTCGATTCGTGGTGGGCTTGAGCGTGTCAGTTCAATCTCGACGATTTTTGTACCTGTGATGAGTTTGCTCTACATCGTGGCGGCACTCATTATTTTAGTTCTTCAAGCGAACCAAATCATTCCCGCGTTAGGGCTGATTGTACAATATGCGTTTCAGCCGCTGGCACCAGTCGGCGCATTTGCGGGTGTTTCCATCATGGTTGCCATGCAGGTCGGTGTCGCACGTGGTATTTTTACGAACGAAGCCGGACTGGGAACGGCTGCTTTAATTGCCGGGTCTGCTAAAAGTGAACGACCTGCAGAACAAGGATTGATTTCGATGACGAGTACGTTTATCGTGACATTGATCGTTTGTACGATGACGGCACTCGTTTTAATGACGACTGGATTTTGGGATCCGACGGGAGGGACGTTATCGGGTGTCGCACATGACGGCTCATTGACAGGAGCGGCACTTACATCGGCCGCATTTGCTAGTGTACTTGGACCACTGGGTCAATGGACGGTTGCCTTCTCGGTTTTCTTCTTTGGGTATTCGACGATCATCGGGTGGTATGTCTACGGTGAGAAATGTCTTGAATATTTAAGTGGTGCGACGAAATTCAATCGCCTCTACCAAGTCATCTTTGCAGTAGCAGCCTGTTATGGAGCAATCGCAAATTTAGAATTGTTGTGGCTGGTCGCTGATATTGCGAACGGTCTGATGATGATTCCGAATTTAATCGGGATGTTATTATTATCGAAAATCGTCATTGATCATACAAAAGAGTACGAAGCCGGTATGATTCGAAAAGTTGCTTAA
- a CDS encoding PucR family transcriptional regulator produces MLEATYHSLDDLAEAIGLALNAPITIEDRNHRLLAYSTHTTDTDPARVATIIGRRVPESVIDQLWKDEVIQSLAAQDDPLVITARTSVGLNDRVAIAIKQDMEILGYIWSIARNTPFTASELGDLKKGAMLAQRQLLAIDMQKKRQEEQTEQFFFELLHEELPESEILKTFSKLHLAPPGISRLMVIRFPEAITPRLADRLRYLLTIQQTVRPLLYAYDTTDFILWISTNDRDIQHERIQFDAFIQSFRQLLAERFSYTEFVVSSSEVFTGVQSIPERYEEAGIVLRLKDAYPFELQNVTRYERLGLFQLLPIFSERLRRRTVRLEEIERLRAYDLKHTASLCETLEWFLHYDGNVKQVAAHLHVHPNTILYRMRRIEEEAGIRMESLPERSLLYLYLKADRYLL; encoded by the coding sequence ATGTTAGAAGCAACGTACCATTCCCTCGATGATTTAGCAGAAGCGATCGGCCTCGCACTCAATGCACCGATAACGATTGAAGACCGCAATCATCGTCTGCTTGCCTACAGTACGCATACGACTGATACAGATCCTGCCCGTGTCGCTACCATCATCGGCCGCCGTGTCCCGGAATCCGTCATCGATCAACTTTGGAAAGATGAGGTCATCCAAAGCTTAGCGGCTCAAGATGACCCACTCGTCATCACTGCCCGGACGAGCGTTGGTTTGAATGACCGCGTCGCCATTGCCATTAAACAAGATATGGAGATTCTCGGTTACATTTGGTCAATCGCTCGCAACACCCCCTTCACTGCTTCAGAGCTAGGCGATTTAAAGAAAGGTGCCATGCTTGCACAACGACAGTTGCTTGCAATCGACATGCAAAAAAAACGGCAAGAAGAACAGACGGAGCAATTCTTTTTTGAGTTACTCCACGAAGAGTTACCTGAAAGTGAAATCCTAAAGACGTTCTCAAAGCTTCATCTCGCTCCGCCGGGAATCAGTCGCTTAATGGTCATCCGTTTCCCGGAAGCCATTACGCCGCGTCTGGCCGATCGCCTCCGTTATTTATTGACGATTCAACAGACGGTACGTCCGCTGCTTTATGCATACGACACGACAGATTTTATTTTGTGGATCAGCACAAACGATCGCGACATTCAGCATGAACGCATTCAGTTCGATGCTTTTATCCAGTCATTCCGCCAACTACTCGCCGAACGTTTTTCTTATACAGAATTTGTTGTATCGAGCAGTGAAGTTTTCACCGGCGTGCAGTCGATTCCAGAACGTTACGAAGAAGCCGGTATCGTCTTACGTCTCAAAGACGCCTATCCTTTCGAACTTCAAAATGTGACGCGATACGAGCGACTCGGACTATTCCAGTTATTGCCTATCTTTTCAGAACGCCTACGGAGACGGACGGTTCGACTGGAAGAAATCGAACGTCTTCGCGCTTACGACTTGAAACACACAGCTTCTTTATGCGAAACGCTCGAGTGGTTTTTGCATTACGACGGAAACGTCAAACAAGTCGCCGCCCACCTTCACGTCCATCCGAATACGATCTTATACCGCATGCGGCGCATCGAAGAAGAAGCCGGCATTCGGATGGAATCATTACCTGAACGTTCGTTACTTTATCTTTACTTGAAAGCCGACCGTTACCTTTTGTGA
- a CDS encoding DUF1836 domain-containing protein, producing the protein MYDAQAVQTLSNCLSHLKEGKGIGTLVSEDEADLPKVIQRLKQFDATKNGLSINEIVHLANALIGEHMSATTIQNWTKREVRDIIGVPHRGKKYSINQAAIIYLLDDLKHLFSLEETRELLTIVFKNPNIDEDDLISPLDFYLVYTQHAETSGPIELTEKRLRRSLERIHAYRPETVHVLQLCLYARRISHLTHEAKQRLEQVLQS; encoded by the coding sequence ATGTATGATGCTCAAGCCGTGCAAACGTTATCTAACTGCCTATCACATTTAAAAGAAGGAAAAGGGATTGGCACACTCGTTTCCGAGGATGAAGCGGATCTTCCGAAAGTCATCCAGCGCCTCAAACAATTTGATGCGACGAAAAATGGTTTATCGATTAACGAAATCGTCCATCTCGCGAATGCCTTGATTGGAGAACATATGTCTGCGACGACGATTCAAAATTGGACGAAGCGTGAAGTCCGCGACATCATCGGTGTTCCGCACCGCGGGAAAAAATACTCGATTAATCAGGCAGCGATCATCTACTTACTTGATGACTTAAAGCATCTCTTTTCCTTAGAAGAAACACGTGAATTATTAACGATCGTTTTTAAGAACCCGAATATCGATGAAGATGATTTAATTAGTCCGCTCGACTTTTATCTCGTCTATACACAGCATGCAGAGACGAGTGGACCGATTGAACTGACGGAGAAGCGTCTGAGACGCTCGTTAGAGCGTATCCATGCCTATCGCCCTGAAACGGTCCACGTCTTACAGCTCTGTCTGTACGCCCGTCGTATTTCGCACCTGACGCATGAAGCAAAACAGCGTCTCGAGCAAGTTTTACAATCTTGA
- a CDS encoding sulfite exporter TauE/SafE family protein, translating into MEFYYFLPLGFFIGIISGFFGIGGGIILTPLLLILGFTPSVAIATSLMLTLGSTVSGTLSHLRLKNVVWRDSLVIGGVGIIGSTIATPLVLRLEEVNGAHLVISIVYIALLLYFANKFLRPKSTNGSQGGWRNRYVALAFTGLFAGFVSSLLGVSGGFIITPLLVGIVGYELKRAVGTSIASALLIVLSGLVNYTVASTDVDLLVGVMLIIGALLGAPIGAKQLGHFESPFVKKYLGIFYLTVATSVLLEVLGFNTASLIVLVTLSVVFLVTLLVYSRKRSTSS; encoded by the coding sequence ACCGCTTGGATTTTTTATTGGCATTATCTCTGGCTTCTTCGGAATCGGGGGCGGAATCATTTTGACGCCCCTCTTGTTGATTCTTGGATTTACCCCGAGTGTCGCCATCGCGACAAGCCTCATGTTGACACTTGGTTCGACCGTCTCCGGAACACTCTCTCATCTTCGTCTAAAAAACGTTGTTTGGCGTGATAGCCTCGTCATCGGTGGTGTCGGGATTATCGGTTCGACGATCGCAACGCCCCTCGTCCTTCGACTCGAAGAAGTCAACGGGGCACACCTCGTCATCTCGATTGTTTACATTGCTTTATTACTCTATTTCGCGAATAAGTTCCTTCGTCCAAAGTCCACGAACGGTTCGCAAGGCGGATGGCGTAATCGTTACGTCGCTCTCGCATTTACCGGTCTGTTCGCCGGTTTCGTATCGTCGCTACTCGGTGTCAGTGGGGGCTTCATCATTACGCCACTACTCGTCGGAATCGTCGGTTATGAACTAAAAAGAGCGGTCGGGACAAGTATCGCTTCTGCCTTATTGATTGTCCTATCTGGACTTGTCAATTATACGGTGGCGAGTACGGATGTCGATTTGCTCGTCGGTGTCATGTTGATTATCGGCGCCTTACTCGGTGCACCGATCGGCGCCAAACAATTGGGACACTTCGAAAGTCCGTTCGTCAAAAAGTATTTAGGAATCTTTTACTTAACGGTCGCGACAAGTGTGCTACTTGAAGTGTTAGGCTTTAATACAGCTTCGTTAATCGTCTTAGTGACCCTTAGCGTCGTCTTCTTAGTGACGTTACTTGTATATAGCCGTAAACGTTCAACATCCTCTTAA
- a CDS encoding diacylglycerol/polyprenol kinase family protein: MEWVAAVGTIIIIGLILFLLEAIGRRVEAEPETVRKWIHIAVGHWVFLALAWLEHWYVAIVPLLFFTVVNLLTLKRGTGQMNQVERISYGTVYYPISLLILVGLFFEREPMALVAGSMVLAWGDGMAALVGRRYGKTFYTRGAIKRSFEGSIAMFLFSFLVLTSTFLIYALPAWIAISYGFLLANIAALIEAVSYRDLDNIFIPLSIGALVAFAL, from the coding sequence ATGGAATGGGTTGCTGCTGTTGGAACCATCATCATCATTGGTCTCATCTTGTTCTTGTTGGAAGCGATTGGTCGACGCGTCGAAGCAGAGCCGGAAACGGTTCGGAAGTGGATTCATATCGCAGTCGGACATTGGGTCTTTTTAGCACTCGCTTGGCTCGAACATTGGTATGTCGCAATCGTCCCGTTACTATTTTTCACGGTCGTTAATTTGCTGACTTTAAAACGCGGGACGGGTCAAATGAATCAAGTGGAACGCATATCTTATGGGACGGTGTACTACCCGATTTCTTTACTGATTCTAGTCGGACTCTTTTTTGAACGAGAACCAATGGCACTTGTCGCCGGCAGCATGGTGCTCGCGTGGGGCGACGGAATGGCTGCTTTAGTAGGGCGACGCTACGGGAAGACGTTTTACACACGTGGGGCGATAAAACGATCATTTGAAGGAAGCATTGCGATGTTTTTATTCTCGTTCCTCGTCCTGACTTCCACGTTTCTTATATATGCATTACCGGCTTGGATCGCAATCAGTTATGGTTTTTTACTTGCGAATATTGCTGCCTTGATTGAAGCCGTATCCTATCGCGATTTAGATAATATTTTCATCCCGCTTTCAATCGGTGCACTCGTTGCGTTTGCGCTTTAA
- the ald gene encoding alanine dehydrogenase, translating to MIIGVLKEIKNNENRVALTPAGVAALTIHGHQVIVETSAGMGSGFTNEEYLEVGAQIIETAAEVWATAELALKVKEPIASEYQYFRPDLTLFTYLHLAAEPELTRALVDSKITAIAYETVEKNRTLPLLTPMSEVAGRMASQIGAQFLEKPHGGMGILLAGVPGVRRGKVTVIGGGVVGTNAAKLAVGLGADVTIIDVSPERLRQLDDIFGNSINTLISNPYTIAEAVAESDLVIGAVLIPGAKAPKLVTAEMVERMKPGSVIVDVAIDQGGIFETVDRISTHDNPTYEKFGVVHYAVANMPGAVPRTSTLALTNATLPYVLELANKGTHRALAENASLEKGLNVAQGFVTYEAVARDLGYTYKSVEEVLHLHA from the coding sequence ATGATCATTGGAGTATTAAAAGAAATTAAAAACAACGAAAACCGTGTTGCGTTAACACCTGCCGGGGTAGCAGCGTTAACGATTCATGGACATCAAGTCATCGTCGAAACATCTGCTGGTATGGGGAGCGGCTTTACAAACGAGGAGTATCTCGAAGTTGGTGCACAAATCATCGAAACAGCGGCAGAAGTTTGGGCGACTGCTGAGCTTGCGTTGAAGGTCAAAGAACCAATTGCTTCAGAATATCAATACTTCCGTCCCGACTTAACCTTGTTCACGTATCTACACCTGGCAGCTGAACCAGAACTCACACGGGCACTCGTCGACTCGAAGATTACGGCAATCGCTTATGAAACGGTCGAAAAAAATCGGACATTGCCACTTCTGACACCAATGAGTGAAGTTGCTGGTCGGATGGCTTCACAAATCGGTGCACAGTTCCTTGAAAAACCGCATGGTGGAATGGGGATTCTACTTGCAGGTGTTCCAGGTGTCCGTCGCGGAAAAGTCACAGTCATCGGCGGTGGTGTCGTTGGGACGAACGCAGCGAAACTCGCAGTCGGTCTTGGTGCTGACGTGACGATCATCGACGTCAGTCCTGAGCGCCTTCGTCAACTTGATGATATTTTTGGTAACTCAATCAACACGTTGATTTCGAATCCGTATACGATTGCAGAAGCCGTCGCCGAAAGTGACCTCGTCATTGGTGCCGTCTTGATTCCAGGAGCGAAAGCACCGAAGCTCGTGACAGCAGAGATGGTTGAACGAATGAAACCAGGTTCTGTCATCGTCGATGTCGCAATCGACCAAGGTGGAATTTTCGAAACCGTTGACCGCATTTCGACACATGATAATCCAACGTATGAAAAATTCGGTGTCGTTCACTATGCCGTCGCGAATATGCCGGGTGCTGTTCCACGGACGTCGACACTCGCGCTTACGAACGCAACACTTCCTTACGTCCTCGAACTCGCGAACAAAGGAACACACCGTGCACTTGCTGAAAATGCTTCGCTTGAAAAGGGTCTCAACGTCGCGCAAGGGTTTGTCACGTACGAAGCTGTCGCACGCGATCTCGGTTACACGTATAAATCCGTTGAAGAGGTATTGCACCTTCACGCTTAA